The sequence below is a genomic window from Rhizobium sp. NXC14.
GCCCCCGGTCGTATGGACCTTCAGGTCCATGATGATGCCGTCAACCGGCGCGACGACGTTGGTGCGGGCGAGCACGTCTTTGGCGGAGCGTTCTTCCTGCCTGAGGTCAAACATTTCCGCTTCGACTTTGCTCAGCTCCTCGACGGCCTGGTTCAGCTGCAAGGTGTTGAGGTTGAGGATCTGCATGTCGATCTCGGCCATGGCGCTCCTGGCGCGAGCGATGGCTGCGACATTGGTCGCGCGCTCCCCTTCGACTTCCCGCTGTTGCCGTCTGAGCAGCAGCCAACGCTCGCGGGTGACGAGGCCGCGCTTGACAAGGCTCTCGAGATCCCTGGTTTCGCCTTCGAACACCTCGATCTGCTTATCCTCGGTAACGATGAGTTCCTGCAGTCCCGTTATCTCTTCCTCGGTCTGGCGGCGGCGCTGGCTGAGGATCTCTCGCTCGTCCTTCAGATTGTGGTGTTTCGCCGAAAACACGTCACGTTGAGCGGCCACCGCGTCCTTTGCCGATTTGGTGGGGTTTGCAAGCAGCGCCGGATCGAACTCGATCTCGGCTTTGCCGTCGCGCTCGGCCCTCAGGCGAGCGGCCAGCGCCTCGCGCGTCGCGATCCGGTTCTGGACCAGATCAAGCCTTGCCCTCGCCTGCGTGTCATCGAGTTGGAGGAGGACCTTGCCGGCCTTGACGATGTCGCCGTTGGCGGCGGTCAATCCTGCAATGATCCCGCCCTCGAGGTGCTGAATGAGCTTGCGGTCACCGGCAACCTTGACAAGGCCGGGCGCCACTGCGGCGCTGTCCAGCGGTGCAAGCGTCGCCCAGCCTCCGGCCATGCCGAAGAACAGGAACATGATCGCAAAGCCGGTGAAAGTTAGGCCCGTGAGCCGCAGCGGGACCGGTGCAACGGGCGGCGAAACGGGTAATGGAACGACCTTCAGGTCCTTTTTCATGGCGGTTTCGTTCCCTTGCTACTTCGCCACGATCGTCGGCATTTGAGCGACCTTGCGCACGCGCGCAGCGAGCTCATTGAAAACATGGTCGCGTGGGCCGAAGAGATCCTGCTGGCCACGATTGAGGACAAGGATCTTGTCGACCGTCTCCATGATGTTCGGTCGATGGGCGATCAGGATGACGGTCGTGCCCGCCGCCTTGATCGTGCCGAGCGCAGATATCAATGCCTCCTCACCGTCGCGGTCGAGATTGGAGTTGGGTTCGTCCAGGATGACGAGCGCCGGATCGCCGTAGAGGGCCCGGGCCAAGCCGATGCGCTGGCGCTGTCCTCCGGACAGCACCGCGCCGGATTCGCCGATTTCGGTGAGATAACCTTTCGGCAGTCCTTTGATCAGTTCGTGAACGCCCGCCAGCTGCGCGGCCTTGACGACCTTGTCGAAGATCACCGGGCTGAGTTTGGCGAAGCGGCAGATATTTTCGGAAACCGTCCCCGCGAAGAGTTCGATATCCTGGGGCAAGTAACCGACATGATGGCCACGGTCCTCCGCCGCCCACTGGGCGACATCCATGCCGTCGAGCAGCGCACGACCGCCGGAGGGGCGCCAGGCGCCGGCCAGTATGCGCGCCAGGCTGGTCTTGCCGGCCGCACTCTGGCCGATCAAAGCCATGGCTTCACCCGGCTCGAGATGGAAGCTGATCCCTTTCAGGATAGGTTCGCCGCCCTGCCGGGAAAGCACGATATTGTCGGCCTCGAACCTCCCGGTGGGCCGCGGCAGCGCCAGAACCGGGGTCGCCTCGGGGTGCTGGCCTGCAACGGCGGTGAGGCGCCGGTAAGCGGCCCGCGCTCCGACTGTCGCCTTCCACGTGCCGATCGCCTGTTCGACCGGCGACAATGCACGACCCATCAGGATCGAGGCTGCGACCATGATGCCGGGGGAGGCTTCGTTGCGAAGAACGAGATAGGCTCCAAGTCCCAATATGCCCATCTGCAGGGCCAGCCGGTGACAACGGGCGATGGCGGAGATGATGCCGCCGCGGTTGGCGGCAACGACCTGGCCCTTGTTCGCTTCGTCCTGCTGCAGCTTCCAGCCTTCCAGCAAGGGTTTCAACATGCCCATCGCCTGGACAACCTCGGCATTGCGGATCGCCGCCTCGGCCTGGACATAGGCGCGCGACTGCGCGCCGGCAGCCTCGGTCAACGGCTTGCGTGTCAGCCATTCATTGAGCAGGGCCAACACGAAAAGCACCCCGCCGCCGCAAAGCGCCAGCCAGCCCAGCCAGGGGTGCATGAAGAAGATGGCGGCGAAAAACAAAGGCGCCCAGGGCGCGTCGAGGATTGGGAAGATGCTTGGGCTGGTAAAAAAATTCCGCACCTGGTCGAGGTCCCGCAGCGGACGGGCATTGGCCTGGCCGGGTGCCGAGGCGGCATATTCCACCGATGCGGTCAGCAGCACCGGCGCCAGGCGTGCGTTCATCCAGGATCCGACCTTTGCCAGAAGACGCCCGCGCACCACCTCCAGCCCCGCCATTGCCACAAGCGCGCCGGCCGCCATCAACGAAAGCATCGCCAACGTCTCCAGGCTGTGGCTGGACAGCACGCGGTGGTAGACCTGGAGCATGTAAAGCGCCCCGGTCAGCATCAGCACGTTGATGCCCCCGCTGAACCAGAGAAGCGGCCGGATGGCGCGTCTGGCTTCTTTCATCACCACCTGCAGGGCAGGGGGCTGTTGCTTTGTTTTCATCATCATGTCTCTGGGTACGAGATTACATGCGAATGCAAAGACAGTGAGGGGGCAGTCTTGGCTGCCCCCGTTTGGTCAGTTGTCAGGCGACGTCGACAAGGATGTGCTGCATCGCTGTCTGATCGCCATCGGCGTCCACCACATTGAAGGCGAAGTCGAGATTGGCGTTCGGCGTCTGCGTCACGGTCGAGGTGAAGCCGATATCGGTGATCTTCAGCACGTCGTTATCGGTGGCATCGAAGTCGACCAGACTTGACGCCGCATTGCTGCCGCCATTGGCGCCGGTCACGCTGTTGAGGTCGATCGCCGCAGCGGTGCCGGTGATCCCATTGCCCGACTGCATGATTTGCGCACCCTGCAACACGTAGTCTTCGCCGGCGGCGTTGTAGTCGTTCTGCTCGACAATCACGAGGCCGTCATTATTGTCGAGCGTGAACTCGGTATTATAAGGCGCC
It includes:
- a CDS encoding HlyD family type I secretion periplasmic adaptor subunit, with the protein product MAGGWATLAPLDSAAVAPGLVKVAGDRKLIQHLEGGIIAGLTAANGDIVKAGKVLLQLDDTQARARLDLVQNRIATREALAARLRAERDGKAEIEFDPALLANPTKSAKDAVAAQRDVFSAKHHNLKDEREILSQRRRQTEEEITGLQELIVTEDKQIEVFEGETRDLESLVKRGLVTRERWLLLRRQQREVEGERATNVAAIARARSAMAEIDMQILNLNTLQLNQAVEELSKVEAEMFDLRQEERSAKDVLARTNVVAPVDGIIMDLKVHTTGGVVKPGETLMTIVPMGQQLVIEAMVRPEDVETIAPGQPARVSFPAFARYNLPPLDGVVEIVSADRMVEERSGAPYFAATVVIDQSELAKLEGRKLLPGMSSETMIRTGARTVLSYLAEPITQNFRRAMREK
- a CDS encoding type I secretion system permease/ATPase, giving the protein MKTKQQPPALQVVMKEARRAIRPLLWFSGGINVLMLTGALYMLQVYHRVLSSHSLETLAMLSLMAAGALVAMAGLEVVRGRLLAKVGSWMNARLAPVLLTASVEYAASAPGQANARPLRDLDQVRNFFTSPSIFPILDAPWAPLFFAAIFFMHPWLGWLALCGGGVLFVLALLNEWLTRKPLTEAAGAQSRAYVQAEAAIRNAEVVQAMGMLKPLLEGWKLQQDEANKGQVVAANRGGIISAIARCHRLALQMGILGLGAYLVLRNEASPGIMVAASILMGRALSPVEQAIGTWKATVGARAAYRRLTAVAGQHPEATPVLALPRPTGRFEADNIVLSRQGGEPILKGISFHLEPGEAMALIGQSAAGKTSLARILAGAWRPSGGRALLDGMDVAQWAAEDRGHHVGYLPQDIELFAGTVSENICRFAKLSPVIFDKVVKAAQLAGVHELIKGLPKGYLTEIGESGAVLSGGQRQRIGLARALYGDPALVILDEPNSNLDRDGEEALISALGTIKAAGTTVILIAHRPNIMETVDKILVLNRGQQDLFGPRDHVFNELAARVRKVAQMPTIVAK